The proteins below are encoded in one region of Pseudomonas putida S13.1.2:
- a CDS encoding GreA/GreB family elongation factor — protein sequence MSRAFVNEDQAAAQADQPVERRVSEQPNYVTANGLRQLQMRVAELNALRSELQAQGERGDKQRLADTERDLRYFSARVQSAQVVPAATSRSKVQIGSRVRFVDAQDQEQVVQLVGEDEADAGRGLINWGSPLGRALLGAGPGDEVVWRRPVGDQVIEVVGIEVEGEH from the coding sequence ATGAGCCGAGCATTCGTCAACGAAGACCAGGCTGCCGCCCAGGCCGACCAGCCGGTGGAGCGACGCGTCAGCGAACAACCCAACTACGTCACCGCCAACGGCCTGCGCCAGTTGCAAATGCGCGTGGCCGAGCTGAATGCCTTGCGCAGCGAACTGCAGGCGCAGGGCGAACGTGGCGACAAGCAGCGGCTGGCCGATACCGAACGGGACCTGCGTTACTTCAGTGCGCGAGTGCAGAGTGCCCAGGTAGTGCCGGCAGCCACTTCACGCAGCAAGGTGCAGATTGGTAGCCGGGTGCGGTTTGTCGATGCGCAGGACCAGGAGCAGGTGGTGCAACTGGTGGGCGAGGATGAAGCGGATGCCGGGCGGGGGTTGATCAACTGGGGTTCGCCGCTTGGGCGGGCTTTGCTGGGCGCGGGGCCTGGGGATGAAGTGGTTTGGCGGCGGCCGGTGGGGGATCAGGTGATTGAAGTGGTCGGGATCGAGGTCGAGGGTGAACATTGA
- a CDS encoding arsenic resistance protein: protein MTREQLETHQIPIYFAAVLAAVAIGLMASDSARHLEALVTPAIAVLMYAMFLQIPFLDLRQGLGNRRFIGALLLANFILVPLLVWAITRGLVEHPAILVGALLVLLTPCIDYVVVFTHIGKGDSRLTLAATPVLLLVQLALLPIYLALMLGDSNNVAISITPFVEAFVLLIVVPMLLAVLTSLGARHSRTVATWNDAWAWLPVPAMALVLVVVIASQIATVLRDFDRLLPVIPVYIGFMLLAPALGFIAARLLRLPATAARSVTFSAATRNSLVVLPLALALPEGIRGLAAAAVITQTLVELVSELVYVRVLPALVRG, encoded by the coding sequence TTGACCAGAGAACAACTCGAGACCCACCAGATCCCGATCTACTTCGCTGCCGTGCTCGCAGCCGTTGCCATCGGCTTGATGGCCAGCGACAGCGCGCGCCACCTGGAAGCCCTGGTCACCCCCGCCATTGCCGTGCTGATGTACGCGATGTTCCTGCAAATACCCTTCCTCGACCTGCGCCAGGGCCTGGGTAATCGCCGTTTCATCGGCGCGCTGCTGCTCGCCAACTTCATTCTTGTTCCGCTGTTGGTCTGGGCGATCACCCGCGGGTTAGTCGAGCACCCGGCGATCCTTGTCGGCGCCCTGCTGGTACTGCTTACACCCTGCATCGACTACGTGGTGGTGTTCACCCACATCGGCAAAGGCGACTCGCGCCTGACCCTGGCCGCCACCCCCGTGCTATTGCTGGTGCAATTGGCACTGCTGCCGATCTACCTGGCCCTGATGCTGGGAGACAGCAACAACGTGGCCATTTCCATCACCCCGTTCGTGGAAGCCTTCGTACTGCTGATCGTGGTGCCCATGCTGCTTGCGGTGCTCACCAGCTTAGGTGCCCGCCACTCGCGCACAGTCGCGACCTGGAACGACGCCTGGGCGTGGTTGCCCGTGCCGGCGATGGCCTTGGTGCTGGTGGTTGTGATCGCTTCGCAGATTGCCACGGTACTGCGTGATTTCGACCGCTTGCTGCCGGTGATTCCGGTGTACATCGGTTTCATGCTGCTGGCGCCAGCGCTCGGCTTCATCGCGGCGCGGCTGTTACGCCTGCCGGCCACCGCAGCACGCTCGGTAACGTTCAGTGCCGCCACGCGTAATTCGCTGGTGGTGTTGCCGCTGGCGTTAGCGTTGCCGGAGGGGATTCGCGGGCTGGCCGCAGCGGCAGTGATTACCCAGACGCTGGTGGAACTGGTGAGTGAGCTGGTTTATGTGCGCGTACTCCCCGCATTAGTGCGAGGCTGA
- the gdhA gene encoding NADP-specific glutamate dehydrogenase, producing MIESVDHFLARLQQRDPGQPEFHQAVEEVLRTLWPFLEANPHYLQSGILERMVEPERAVLFRVSWVDDQGKVQVNRGYRIQMSSAIGPYKGGLRFHPSVNLSVLKFLAFEQVFKNSLTSLPMGGGKGGSDFDPKGKSDAEVMRFCQAFMSELYRHIGADCDVPAGDIGVGAREIGFMFGQYKRLANQFTSVLTGKGMTYGGSLIRPEATGFGCVYFAEEMLKRQGKRIDGRRVAVSGSGNVAQYAARKVMDLGGKVISLSDSEGTLYAEAGLTDAQWDALMELKNVKRGRISELAGQFGLEFRKGQTPWSLPCDIALPCATQNELGAEDARTLLRNGCICVAEGANMPTTLEAVDIFLDAGILYAPGKASNAGGVAVSGLEMSQNAMRLLWTAGEVDSKLHNIMQSIHHACVHYGEEADGRINYVKGANIAGFVKVADAMLAQGVV from the coding sequence ATGATCGAATCTGTCGACCATTTCCTTGCACGCCTACAACAGCGTGACCCCGGCCAACCGGAATTCCACCAAGCGGTGGAAGAGGTGCTACGCACTTTGTGGCCGTTCCTTGAAGCCAACCCCCACTACCTGCAATCGGGCATCCTCGAGCGTATGGTCGAGCCTGAGCGCGCGGTGCTGTTCCGCGTTTCCTGGGTCGATGACCAGGGCAAGGTGCAGGTCAACCGCGGCTACCGCATCCAGATGAGCAGCGCCATCGGCCCGTACAAGGGCGGCCTGCGCTTCCACCCGTCGGTGAACCTCAGCGTGCTGAAGTTCCTGGCCTTTGAGCAGGTGTTCAAGAACTCCCTGACCTCGCTGCCCATGGGCGGCGGCAAGGGCGGCTCGGACTTCGACCCTAAAGGCAAGAGCGACGCCGAAGTGATGCGCTTCTGTCAGGCGTTCATGAGCGAGCTGTACCGTCACATTGGCGCTGACTGCGACGTACCGGCCGGTGACATCGGCGTGGGCGCCCGCGAAATCGGCTTCATGTTTGGCCAGTACAAGCGCCTGGCCAACCAGTTCACGTCGGTGCTGACCGGTAAAGGCATGACCTACGGCGGCAGCCTGATCCGCCCGGAAGCCACCGGCTTCGGCTGCGTGTACTTCGCCGAAGAAATGCTCAAGCGCCAGGGCAAGCGCATTGACGGCCGCCGCGTGGCGGTTTCCGGCTCGGGCAACGTGGCCCAGTATGCGGCGCGTAAAGTGATGGACCTGGGCGGCAAGGTGATCTCGTTGTCCGACTCCGAAGGCACCCTGTACGCCGAAGCCGGCCTGACCGATGCCCAGTGGGACGCGTTGATGGAGCTGAAGAACGTCAAGCGCGGCCGCATCAGCGAGCTGGCCGGGCAGTTCGGCCTTGAGTTCCGCAAGGGCCAGACTCCGTGGAGCCTGCCGTGCGACATCGCCTTGCCGTGCGCCACGCAGAACGAACTGGGCGCCGAAGACGCCCGCACGCTGCTGCGCAATGGCTGCATCTGCGTGGCCGAAGGCGCCAACATGCCGACCACCCTCGAAGCTGTGGATATCTTCCTGGACGCCGGCATCCTGTATGCCCCGGGCAAAGCCTCCAACGCCGGTGGCGTGGCTGTGTCGGGCCTGGAAATGTCGCAGAACGCCATGCGCCTGCTGTGGACTGCCGGTGAAGTAGACAGCAAGCTGCACAACATCATGCAGTCGATTCACCATGCCTGCGTGCACTATGGTGAAGAGGCCGATGGCCGTATCAACTACGTCAAAGGTGCGAACATCGCAGGCTTTGTGAAGGTGGCTGATGCGATGCTGGCCCAAGGCGTAGTCTGA
- the glyA gene encoding serine hydroxymethyltransferase, with protein MFSRDLTIAKYDAELFEAMQQEALRQEEHIELIASENYTSPAVMEAQGSVLTNKYAEGYPGKRYYGGCEYVDIVEQLAIDRAKELFGADYANVQPHAGSQANAAVYLALLSAGDTILGMSLAHGGHLTHGASVSSSGKLYNAIQYGIDGNGLIDYDEVERLAVEHKPKMIVAGFSAYSQVLDFARFRAIADKVGAYLFVDMAHVAGLVAAGVYPNPVPFADVVTTTTHKTLRGPRGGLILARANADIEKKLNSAVFPGAQGGPLEHVIAAKAICFKEALQPEFKTYQQQVVKNAQAMASVFIERGFDVVSGGTQNHLFLLSLIKQEISGKDADAALGKAFITVNKNSVPNDPRSPFVTSGLRFGTPAVTTRGFKEAECKELAGWICDILADLNNEAVIDAVREKVKAICKRLPVYGN; from the coding sequence ATGTTCAGCCGTGATTTGACCATTGCCAAGTACGACGCCGAGCTCTTCGAAGCCATGCAGCAAGAAGCCCTGCGCCAGGAAGAGCATATCGAGCTGATCGCTTCGGAAAACTACACCAGCCCGGCAGTCATGGAAGCTCAGGGCTCGGTCCTGACCAACAAGTACGCCGAAGGCTACCCGGGCAAGCGTTACTACGGTGGTTGCGAGTACGTCGACATCGTCGAGCAACTGGCCATCGACCGTGCCAAGGAACTGTTCGGCGCCGATTACGCCAACGTCCAGCCGCACGCTGGCTCCCAGGCCAACGCCGCTGTCTACCTGGCCCTGCTGTCGGCCGGTGACACCATCCTGGGCATGAGCCTGGCCCACGGTGGCCACCTGACCCACGGTGCTTCGGTAAGCTCGTCGGGCAAGCTGTACAACGCCATCCAGTACGGCATCGACGGCAACGGCCTGATCGACTACGACGAAGTCGAGCGCCTGGCGGTCGAGCACAAGCCGAAAATGATCGTTGCCGGCTTCTCGGCCTACTCGCAGGTTCTGGACTTCGCCCGCTTCCGCGCCATTGCCGACAAGGTCGGTGCCTACCTGTTCGTCGACATGGCCCACGTTGCCGGCCTGGTTGCCGCTGGCGTGTACCCGAACCCTGTTCCGTTCGCCGACGTGGTCACCACCACCACCCACAAGACCCTGCGCGGTCCACGTGGCGGCCTGATCCTGGCCCGTGCCAACGCCGACATCGAGAAGAAGCTGAACTCGGCTGTCTTCCCGGGCGCCCAGGGCGGCCCGCTGGAGCACGTCATCGCCGCCAAGGCCATCTGCTTCAAAGAAGCCCTGCAGCCTGAGTTCAAGACTTACCAGCAGCAGGTGGTGAAAAACGCCCAGGCCATGGCCAGCGTATTCATCGAGCGTGGCTTCGACGTGGTGTCCGGTGGCACCCAGAACCACCTGTTCCTGCTGTCGCTGATCAAGCAGGAAATCTCCGGTAAGGACGCTGACGCCGCTTTGGGCAAAGCCTTCATCACCGTCAACAAGAACTCGGTACCGAACGACCCACGTTCGCCGTTCGTCACCTCGGGCCTGCGTTTCGGCACCCCAGCCGTCACCACCCGTGGTTTCAAGGAAGCCGAGTGCAAGGAACTGGCTGGCTGGATCTGCGACATCCTGGCTGACCTGAACAACGAAGCGGTGATCGACGCCGTACGTGAGAAGGTCAAGGCCATCTGCAAGAGGCTGCCGGTTTACGGCAACTGA
- a CDS encoding EAL and GGDEF domain-containing protein, with the protein MTNLTHPSTLRTAPQAPAATLRGSVKGALAMLALILLGLLLWQLFAQFNHTQADLRKQSLDATAELADHLSLNMAFKAQQAVNVVQPYVNPPTPDALPGLVHTLRERLPALQSVAWLDSAGQLRGDSLAGSPDRKLLDELLTLNQGRPYFFTNSADNRTLYLLLRQSPEQDRGFWLLRLSPDYYRTLTVHLDGAGHPLWLLENSRSGEVLQRHAPADTGSEPLQSVMLAFIDNSTWQLRGLFDAQLTQQKLLPALIGKCLLVLFCALLPVLALINMRRRQRALQEDRRRYQEIFEGTGVALCVLDLSSLPSQLDRYHLRNRAALKHSLALDPNLRRSLLLELKITEVNQVARQLLNINCHEGAWQRLIDGTGDGRDSIGMQLIDALIEQRPLLELEVRLPAPLGGELHLWLMARLPQQRRDYQAVILSISDITSRKQVELSLLERESFWSDVVRTVPDQLYVQDVLSQRMIFSNRHLGQTLGYDRTELAQMGDRFWELLLHPEDAAHYQALRQQQRDSGHDHPLHCQLRFRHRDGGWRCYDIREQVLTRDAEGLVTRIIGVGKDVTVQIEASQSLRDSEQRYRMLAESISDVIFSTDSLLKLNYVSPSVQSVLGYQADWIFANGWQSIIANPAQLTGIYSLMERVSKAMSDPVQLAQLRSQLPTQLFVFDCLRGDGRKIPIELRLVLVWDDDQRFEGVLGVGRDISQQRRAEKDLRMAATVFEHSTSAILITDPAGYIVQANEAFSRVSGYAVSEVLDQLPGMLTVDEQQEGHLRYVVKQLHQRGSWEGEVWLKRRDGDHYPAWVGITAVLDDEGDLASYVCFFTDISERKASEQRIHRLAYYDALTHLPNRTLFQDRLYNALQQAERQKAWVVLMFLDLDRFKPINDSLGHAAGDRMLKDMALRLLACVDDDDTVARMGGDEFTLLLQPRASRELALNRAIHVAENILGSLVRPFVLENREFFVTASIGIALSPQDGSELSQLMKNADTAMYHAKERGKNNFQFYQAEMNASALERLELESDLRHAMEQNEFILYYQPQFSGDGKRLTGAEALLRWRHPTRGLVPPGDFIPVIEELGLVVDVGDWVLREASRQLKAWHKAKVRVPKVSVNISARQFSDGQLGTRIANILEESGLPPACLELELTESILMREVNEALQILASLKNLGLSIAVDDFGTGYSSLNYLKQFPIDVLKIDRTFVDGLPEGEQDAQIARAIIAMAHSLNLAVIAEGVETHEQLEFLREHGCDEVQGYLFGRPMPAHQFEAQFSNETLFMFH; encoded by the coding sequence TTGACCAACCTTACTCATCCGTCGACATTGCGTACCGCGCCACAGGCGCCCGCCGCTACCCTGCGCGGGTCGGTCAAGGGTGCGCTGGCGATGCTTGCCCTGATCCTGCTGGGCCTGCTGCTGTGGCAGCTTTTTGCCCAGTTCAACCACACCCAGGCCGACCTGCGCAAACAAAGCCTGGACGCCACCGCGGAACTGGCCGACCACCTGAGCCTGAACATGGCGTTCAAGGCGCAGCAGGCGGTAAATGTGGTGCAGCCTTACGTCAATCCGCCGACGCCCGACGCCCTGCCGGGCCTTGTGCATACCTTGCGCGAGCGCCTGCCTGCCCTGCAGAGCGTGGCCTGGCTGGACAGCGCAGGGCAACTGCGCGGCGACAGCCTGGCCGGCAGCCCTGACCGGAAGTTGCTTGACGAGTTGCTCACACTGAACCAGGGCCGCCCGTACTTCTTCACCAATTCCGCCGACAACCGCACCCTCTATCTGCTACTGCGTCAGTCCCCCGAGCAGGACCGTGGCTTCTGGCTGCTGCGCCTTTCGCCGGACTACTACCGCACCCTCACCGTCCACCTCGATGGCGCCGGCCACCCCCTGTGGCTGCTGGAAAACAGCCGCAGCGGCGAGGTACTGCAACGCCACGCGCCGGCCGACACCGGCAGCGAGCCGCTACAGAGCGTGATGCTGGCCTTTATCGACAACAGCACCTGGCAGCTGCGCGGCCTGTTCGACGCCCAACTGACCCAGCAAAAACTGCTGCCTGCGCTGATCGGCAAGTGCCTGCTGGTGCTGTTCTGCGCCCTGCTGCCGGTGCTGGCCCTGATCAACATGCGCCGCCGCCAGCGCGCGCTGCAGGAAGACCGCCGGCGCTACCAGGAAATTTTCGAAGGCACCGGCGTGGCCTTGTGTGTACTCGACCTGTCCAGCTTGCCCAGCCAGCTCGACCGCTACCACCTGCGCAACCGCGCCGCGCTCAAGCACAGCCTGGCCCTGGACCCGAACCTGCGCCGCTCGCTGCTGCTGGAACTGAAAATCACCGAGGTCAACCAGGTTGCGCGCCAGTTGCTGAACATCAACTGTCACGAAGGTGCCTGGCAGCGGCTGATCGACGGCACGGGCGATGGCCGCGACAGCATCGGCATGCAACTGATCGACGCGCTGATCGAACAACGGCCACTGCTGGAGCTGGAAGTACGCCTGCCGGCGCCACTGGGCGGCGAGCTGCACCTGTGGCTGATGGCACGCCTGCCGCAGCAGCGCCGCGACTACCAGGCGGTCATTCTCAGCATCAGCGACATCACCAGCCGCAAGCAGGTAGAGCTGTCGCTGCTGGAGCGCGAAAGCTTCTGGTCGGACGTGGTGCGCACCGTCCCCGACCAACTGTACGTGCAGGACGTGCTCAGCCAGCGGATGATCTTCAGCAATCGCCACCTGGGCCAGACCCTGGGTTACGACCGCACCGAGCTTGCACAAATGGGCGACCGCTTCTGGGAATTGCTGCTGCACCCCGAAGACGCCGCGCATTATCAGGCCCTGCGCCAGCAACAGCGCGATAGCGGCCATGACCACCCGCTGCACTGCCAGTTACGCTTTCGCCACCGTGATGGCGGCTGGCGCTGCTATGACATCCGCGAGCAGGTGCTGACCCGTGACGCCGAAGGCCTGGTAACGCGCATCATCGGCGTGGGCAAGGACGTGACGGTGCAGATAGAGGCCAGCCAGTCGCTGCGCGACAGCGAACAGCGCTACCGCATGCTCGCCGAAAGCATCAGCGACGTGATCTTCTCCACCGACAGCCTGCTCAAGCTCAACTATGTCAGCCCTTCGGTGCAGAGCGTGCTGGGCTACCAGGCCGACTGGATTTTTGCCAACGGCTGGCAGTCGATCATCGCCAACCCGGCCCAACTCACCGGCATCTACAGCCTGATGGAGCGCGTGAGCAAGGCCATGAGCGACCCGGTTCAGCTGGCCCAACTGCGCAGCCAGCTGCCGACCCAGCTGTTCGTGTTCGACTGCCTGCGCGGCGATGGCCGCAAGATCCCAATCGAGCTGCGCCTGGTGCTGGTGTGGGACGACGACCAGCGCTTCGAGGGTGTGCTTGGGGTAGGCCGTGACATCAGCCAGCAACGCCGCGCCGAAAAAGACCTGCGCATGGCCGCGACGGTGTTCGAGCATTCCACTTCGGCCATTCTCATCACCGACCCGGCCGGTTATATCGTGCAGGCCAACGAGGCGTTCAGCCGCGTCAGCGGTTACGCCGTCAGTGAAGTGCTCGACCAATTGCCGGGCATGCTCACCGTCGACGAACAGCAGGAAGGCCACCTGCGCTATGTGGTCAAGCAACTGCACCAGCGCGGCAGTTGGGAGGGCGAGGTGTGGCTCAAGCGCCGTGACGGCGACCACTACCCGGCCTGGGTCGGCATTACTGCGGTACTGGACGACGAAGGCGACCTGGCCAGCTACGTGTGCTTCTTCACCGACATCAGCGAGCGCAAGGCCAGCGAACAGCGCATCCACCGCCTGGCCTACTACGACGCCCTCACCCACCTGCCCAACCGCACGCTGTTCCAGGACCGCCTGTACAACGCGCTGCAGCAGGCCGAGCGGCAGAAGGCGTGGGTGGTGCTGATGTTCCTCGACCTCGACCGTTTCAAGCCGATCAACGACTCCCTCGGCCATGCCGCCGGCGACCGCATGCTCAAGGACATGGCCCTGCGCCTGCTGGCCTGCGTGGATGACGACGACACTGTGGCGCGCATGGGCGGCGACGAGTTCACCCTGTTGCTGCAACCGCGCGCCAGCCGCGAACTGGCGCTGAACCGCGCCATCCACGTGGCCGAGAACATCCTCGGCAGCCTGGTGCGGCCGTTTGTGCTGGAAAACCGCGAGTTCTTCGTGACGGCCAGTATCGGCATCGCTCTCAGCCCGCAAGATGGCAGCGAGCTGAGCCAGCTGATGAAAAACGCCGACACCGCCATGTACCACGCCAAGGAACGCGGCAAGAACAACTTCCAGTTCTACCAGGCCGAGATGAACGCCAGCGCCTTGGAGCGCCTGGAGCTGGAAAGCGACCTGCGCCACGCCATGGAGCAGAACGAGTTCATCCTTTACTACCAGCCGCAGTTCAGCGGCGATGGCAAGCGCCTGACCGGCGCCGAAGCACTGCTGCGCTGGCGCCACCCCACCCGGGGCCTGGTGCCGCCGGGCGACTTCATCCCGGTGATCGAGGAACTGGGCCTGGTGGTGGACGTGGGCGACTGGGTGCTGCGCGAGGCCAGCCGCCAGCTCAAGGCCTGGCACAAGGCCAAGGTGCGGGTGCCGAAGGTGTCGGTGAACATTTCGGCACGGCAGTTCTCCGACGGCCAGCTGGGCACGCGGATTGCCAACATTCTTGAAGAAAGCGGCCTGCCACCGGCCTGCCTGGAGCTGGAGCTGACCGAAAGTATCCTGATGCGCGAGGTGAACGAGGCGCTGCAGATTCTGGCCAGCCTGAAAAACCTCGGCCTGAGCATTGCGGTGGACGACTTCGGCACCGGCTACTCATCGCTCAACTACCTCAAGCAGTTCCCCATCGACGTGCTGAAGATCGACCGCACCTTCGTCGACGGCCTGCCCGAGGGCGAGCAGGACGCGCAGATAGCCCGGGCGATCATCGCCATGGCCCACAGCCTCAACCTGGCGGTAATCGCCGAGGGCGTGGAAACCCACGAGCAGCTGGAGTTCCTGCGCGAGCATGGCTGCGACGAGGTGCAGGGCTACCTGTTCGGGCGGCCGATGCCGGCACACCAGTTTGAGGCGCAGTTCTCCAACGAAACGCTGTTCATGTTCCATTGA
- a CDS encoding sigma-70 family RNA polymerase sigma factor, whose product MQSTSSANRHQHQAIDQLYSHHHSWLQSWLRKRLGSAADAADLAQDTFVRLLCSAAGEPLNCSAPRAYLATIANRLTINFYRRRSLEQAYLAALAETPEALAPSLEHQALVLEALDEVDQVLALLPAQSRQAFLMAQLEGYTQEEIASRLKLSVRTVQRHLARAFEECIVLASLCVQHE is encoded by the coding sequence GTGCAATCCACTTCATCGGCAAACCGCCACCAGCATCAGGCCATCGACCAGCTCTACAGCCACCATCACAGTTGGCTGCAGAGTTGGTTGCGCAAGCGCTTGGGCAGTGCCGCCGATGCCGCAGACCTGGCCCAGGACACGTTCGTGCGGCTTCTCTGCAGTGCGGCTGGCGAACCGCTGAACTGCTCGGCTCCACGCGCCTATCTGGCCACCATTGCCAATCGCCTGACCATCAACTTCTACCGCCGCCGGTCACTGGAACAAGCCTATCTGGCCGCGCTGGCGGAAACACCGGAAGCACTGGCACCGTCGTTGGAACATCAGGCGCTGGTGCTCGAAGCCCTCGACGAAGTTGACCAGGTACTTGCGTTGCTGCCAGCCCAAAGCCGGCAAGCGTTTCTGATGGCGCAGCTGGAAGGTTATACCCAAGAAGAGATTGCCAGCCGCCTCAAGCTCAGCGTACGCACGGTACAACGCCACCTTGCGCGGGCGTTTGAGGAATGCATAGTGCTCGCCAGCCTGTGCGTGCAACATGAGTAA
- the ettA gene encoding energy-dependent translational throttle protein EttA: MAQYVYTMHRLSKVVPPKREILKNISLSFFPGAKIGVLGLNGAGKSTLLRIMAGVDKEFDGEARPMPDINVGYLPQEPQLDPTKTVREVVEEAVSVIKDAQARLDEVYAAYADPDADFDKLAAEQAKLEAILQAADGHNLERQLDVAADALRLPAWDAKIEHLSGGEKRRVALCRLLLSAPDMLLLDEPTNHLDADSVAWLERFLHDFPGTVVAITHDRYFLDNVAGWILELDRGAGIPYEGNYSGWLEAKSDRLAQESKQQSAHEKAMKEELEWVRKGAKARQSKSKARLQRFEEMQSQEFQKRSETNEIYIPAGPRLGDKVIEFKNVSKGYGDRVLIDNLSFAMPKGAIVGVIGGNGAGKSTLFRMLMGKEQPDSGSIEIGETVQLACVDQSREDLDGAKTVFQQISDGSDQIRIGNYEIPSRTYVGRFNFKGGDQQKFVKDLSGGERGRLHLALTLKEGGNVLLLDEPSNDLDVETLRSLEEALLDFPGAAIVISHDRWFLDRVATHILAYEDDSNVVFFEGNYTEYEADRKKRLGDAAAQPHRVRHKKLAQ; the protein is encoded by the coding sequence TTGGCTCAATACGTCTACACCATGCATCGGCTGAGCAAGGTCGTGCCGCCGAAGCGGGAAATTCTCAAGAACATTTCCCTGTCGTTCTTCCCGGGCGCCAAGATTGGCGTGCTCGGCCTGAACGGCGCCGGTAAATCGACCCTGCTGCGGATCATGGCGGGCGTCGACAAGGAATTCGACGGCGAAGCCCGTCCGATGCCCGACATCAACGTTGGCTACCTGCCGCAGGAGCCACAACTGGACCCGACCAAGACCGTGCGTGAAGTGGTCGAGGAAGCGGTCAGCGTGATCAAGGACGCCCAGGCACGCCTGGACGAGGTCTACGCCGCCTACGCCGACCCGGATGCCGACTTCGACAAGCTGGCCGCCGAGCAGGCCAAGCTGGAAGCCATCCTGCAGGCCGCCGACGGCCACAACCTGGAGCGCCAGCTGGACGTCGCCGCCGACGCCCTGCGCCTGCCGGCCTGGGACGCAAAAATCGAGCACCTGTCCGGTGGTGAAAAGCGCCGTGTGGCCCTGTGCCGCCTGCTGCTGTCGGCCCCCGACATGCTGCTGCTCGACGAACCGACCAACCACCTGGATGCCGATTCGGTGGCGTGGCTTGAGCGCTTCCTGCACGACTTCCCGGGCACCGTGGTAGCCATTACCCACGACCGTTACTTCCTCGACAACGTCGCTGGCTGGATCCTGGAACTGGACCGCGGCGCCGGCATCCCGTACGAAGGCAACTACTCGGGCTGGCTGGAAGCCAAGTCGGACCGCTTGGCGCAGGAATCCAAGCAGCAGAGCGCCCACGAGAAGGCCATGAAAGAGGAACTGGAATGGGTGCGCAAAGGCGCCAAGGCTCGCCAGTCCAAATCCAAGGCCCGTCTGCAGCGCTTCGAAGAAATGCAGTCGCAGGAATTCCAGAAACGCAGCGAGACCAACGAGATCTACATCCCGGCTGGTCCGCGCCTGGGCGACAAGGTCATCGAGTTCAAGAACGTCTCCAAAGGCTACGGCGACCGCGTGCTGATCGACAACCTGTCGTTCGCCATGCCAAAAGGCGCCATCGTCGGCGTGATCGGTGGTAACGGTGCCGGTAAGTCGACCCTGTTCCGCATGCTGATGGGCAAGGAACAGCCGGACTCGGGCAGCATCGAGATCGGTGAAACCGTGCAACTGGCCTGCGTGGACCAGAGCCGCGAAGACCTGGACGGCGCCAAGACCGTGTTCCAGCAGATTTCTGACGGTTCCGACCAGATCCGCATCGGCAACTACGAGATCCCGTCGCGTACCTACGTTGGCCGCTTCAACTTCAAGGGTGGCGACCAGCAGAAGTTCGTCAAGGACCTGTCCGGTGGTGAGCGTGGCCGCCTGCACCTGGCCCTGACCCTGAAGGAGGGCGGTAACGTCCTGCTGCTCGACGAACCGTCCAACGACCTCGACGTCGAAACCCTTCGTTCGCTGGAAGAAGCCCTGCTGGACTTCCCGGGCGCTGCGATCGTGATTTCCCACGACCGTTGGTTCCTGGACCGTGTGGCTACCCACATCCTGGCGTACGAAGACGACTCGAACGTGGTGTTCTTCGAAGGCAACTACACCGAGTACGAAGCCGACCGCAAGAAGCGCCTGGGCGATGCAGCTGCCCAGCCGCACCGTGTACGGCACAAGAAACTGGCCCAGTAA